In Streptomyces sp. NBC_01231, the sequence GCGGGACGGCGGAACCCCCACCGTGCGGCTATGGAGTGGATGGTGCGGGAGCTGAGCGCCGGATCGGCCAGGTCGTGGCAACAGCGCTCCAGACGCTGCCGCCGTATCAACGCGCCAATCGTCGTGTCCTGTTGCTCGAAGAGCCGGTGCAATTGGCGTACGGAGATCTGATGGGCCGCGGCGATGACGCCGGGGTTGAGTTCCGGATTTCCCAGGTGCCGCTGGACGAACGCCTGGATGCGCAGGGCCAGAACGCGGTGGTGGCTCTCCGGCAGCAGGGCGCGTTCGGCGTCGAGTTCGTGTGCGAGCGTCGCGGACAAGAGGTCGACCAGAGCCGTGGTCAGCCGGGGGCCGTCCGCCTGCCGGTAGACCTCCGCGTCCTGGGACAGGCGCAGCATGAACTGTGCCAGCAGGGCCGCCACACCGCGCTGCGTGGCCAGCGGTACGGCGGTAAGTTCGAAGACCCGTTTCATGGGCAGCGTCAGCTGGACTCTGGGGACCTGGACGACGAGGTTCCGGGCGAGGCCCGCGCCGTTGGACACCCAGCCGTGGTGGGGGTGGGAGGTGTCGTAGAGGACCAGGTCGTACAAGCCGGGCAGGGCGTCACGGCCACGCTGGGAGAGCGCCTGCCGACCGCTGAGGATGAGCCCGGCGCAGAGCTGCTCGGGGTCGCTGTCACGGATCAGCTTCGGGCTCCGACGGAACCGCATGCTCGTCAACGACAGGTGACTCACCTGCGCGGCCCCCAGGTCCACCAGCCTCATCGACGCCCGGAAGTCATCAGCACCGCTGGCGTGGATGTCGGACGGCGCGAGTGAACGGCTCATCTGCTCGTGCCAGTGCGCGAGCCGGTCGGCGGCGGGCAGAGCCCCGTTGTCGTAGGCCGTCACCATCATTGTTTTCCCCCCTCGGTCCGAACCGAGGGGAATGCTCCATCCGCCCGCCTGCGCCCGCAACGGATCGGCACGCCAACAATAATGAGGCCGATCAAGCCACGTCCGACGCTCTGGACTCAGTAGCTTCTCAGCGTGAGCAGACCACGCTGACCGCGGCAGTCGATCGTGTGGCGGGGAATCTCGGAGCCCCGCCCCACCCGACCGGACCGGGCACATGATGTCGGGTCCGGGCGGGGACGGCCTTCCTGGCGTGAGGAATGTAAGGGAAGGGGAGCGCGGTGCTGGAGCGGCTGAACGAGGCCCTGGAACAGCGCGAGCGCCACGGGCGTCGATGTCGGTGCGCCCTATGGGTACATTGACCAGATGGCCGGCCTCAGCGGCCGGCCCTTCCTCCGCTGCACGGGCGCCCCTTGCCGTCGCAGGCGAGGTGGTTTGTGGTCGTCAGTCCGCCTCGGGATCGGCCGAGGGCGTGATCGTCCGGTTCGTCCGGCCTGTTGGTCCCCCTTACACCCCATCCAGAGAAGACCGACCAGCACCGACACTGGCACAACCGCGGCAGCCGCGGGGGGCGGCCACCGACGTTCGACCGGCAGATCTACCGTCAACGCAACATCGTCTCGTACTGCTCCTCATGGAGCCTCGGCCGGCCGGCCGACCGGCGCGGTGAGGTATTCCTCCGTGATCTCCTTCGGTCCGAACGGCCAGACCTTCTCGAAGCGCGCCCACAGCAGGTACGCCACGATGCCGAGAGCCAGCCAGGCCAGCGACCATTCGATGGGATGGCGGCCGGGCGAGTTCTTGTCGGCGTAGCCGTAGATCACCAGCCAGCCGACCAGGGCGAGCAGGCTGGGCAGGGGGTACAGCCACATCTTGTACGGGCGGCGCAGGTTCGGCTGCCGCCTGCGCAGGACCGTCACCGCGGCGATCTGGGCGAGCGCCTGTACGAGGACCATCACCGTGGTGAGGAGCTGGATCAGCGTCGCCAGGTCGGTGTGGCGGCCGATGAGGAAACCGATCGCCGTCACCACCCCCATGGTGGCCAGCCCCAACATGGGGAAGCGGTGCCTGGGGTGCAGCTTGGCGTACGGGCGGAAGAAGACCCGCTCGCGGGCCGCGTCGTACGGTACCCGGGAGCCGCCCAGAAGGCCGGTGAAGACGGAGGCGAAGGCGGTGATCAGGATGAGGACCGTGACCGTGTCGGCCGCCCCCTTGCCCCACGTCTTCTCCAGGACGGCCGAGGCGACGGAGGTGGAGGCGATGTCGCCCGCGTCCGTCATCCGGTGCCAGTCGATGACGCCGAGCGTGCCGATCTGGAGCAGCAGGTAGATGGCCATGATGCCGACGATGGAGAAGATGATGGAGCGGGGCAGTGTACGGCCCGGGTCCTTGATCTCGGCGCCCATGTACGCGGTGGTGTTGTAGCCGAGGTAGTCGTAGATGCCGATCGTCAGGCCCGCGGCGAAGCCCAGCCAGAAGTGGCTGCTGGTGAGGTCGAAGGCGTGCGCCGGGTAGGTGAAGGCCAGGTCCGCGCTGAAGTCGGTGGCCGCGGCCACGATCACCAGGAGGACCGAGGTGATCATGACGGCCCACATCACGGCCGTGATCCGGGCGATGTGCTCGATGCCCCGCCACAGCAGGACGATCACCAGAAGGATCATGCCGAGGCCGACCAGGTCGCCGGTCGTCCTGCCCATGTCCGGTGCCAGATAGCCGAGGTACTGCACGAAGCCGACCACGCCGGTGGACATGATCAGCGGGATGAAGAGCATCGCCGTCCAGACGAACAGGAACGGCATCAGCCGTCCGGTGCGGTACTGGAAGGCCTGGCGCAGATACACATAGCTGCCGCCGGAGCCGGGCATCGCCGCGCCCAGTTCGGCCCAGACCAGGCCGTCGGCGAGGGCCAGCAACGCGCCGGCGAGAAAGCCGATCACCGCCTGCGGGCCGCCGAACGCGGCGACCATCAGCGGGATCGTCACGAACGGCCCGATGCCGCACATCTGGCTCATGTTGATGGTGGTGGCCTGGAACAGGCCGACACGGCGGACGAAGCCGCCCTCGGGTGGCGGGCTACCGGACATGGGTCCTCCTGAAGCGGACGCGGGGAGAGGTACGACGTGCCGACCGACGCCACTCGGCGGCCGACGGATCAAGGGCGGCGGGTATCCGGCCGACGCTGGGCTCCCCTTGGCTCGCCCGGCGAGGCTGAGAGCCGGTTCTCAGGCACAGACTCTCGCTTGGGCGATAAAGTTAAGGAGCCTTACTAGATGCGTCAAGAGGGTGTCCCACATGCGTGAGAATGGTGCGATGCCCGCCCGTGACGTCGCCGAGCAGCCGGATCAGCCGTGGAACCGTCAGCGGTTGCGCAGCACCAACGAGCGCCTGCTCCTGGACCGACTGCGTTCCGCCGGCGCCGCTTCACGCGCGCAACTCGCCCGGGATACGGGCCTGTCGAAGCCGACCGTCTCCAGCGCGCTGGCGGCCCTGGCGGAGGCGGGCCTGGTGCGCGAGGTCGGCACGCACACGCCGGAACGCGGCAGGGTCGCCGTCCTCTACGCGCCGGACCCGTCCGCCGGGTACGCGCTCGGCATCGATATCGGGCGCGGTTGGCTGCGCGTGGCGGTCGCCAACCTGGACGGCGAGCTGGTGGCCCGGGCGGACGTGCGCAACCGGGCCCGCTCCTCCGGCGCCCTGGCCGATCTCGTGGTCGCCACAGCACGGCAGGTGGTCGCGAACTCCGGTGTCGCCCAGGACGAGGTGGCCCACGCCGTGGTGGGCACGCCGGGTGTGTACGACGCGGAGCGGCGGCGGGTGCGCTTCGCGATGCATCTGCCGGGCTGGGGGCGGGCCGGGCTGGTCGACCGGATGCGTGAGGAGCTGGGCGTACCGCTGGAGGTCCACAACGACGCCAATCTGGCGGCGCTCGGCGAGTACACGTACGGCGTCGGCGCGGGCAGCAGGCTCTTCGCGTACATCATGATCGGTACGGGGCTCGGCATGGGCGTGGTCAGCGAGGGCCGGGTGTTCCCCGGGGCGCACGGCGGTGCCGGGGAGATCGGGTTCCTGCCGTGGCCCGGGCAGCAGCGGCTCCGAACGCTGGAGGACGCCGTCTCGGGGGTGGCGGTCGTGGAGTCGGCGCGTAGGTTCGGGATGACCGGGCAGCTCACCGCGAAGGCGGTCTTCGACTCGGCCCGGCAGGGAAATCCCGCCGCGGTCAAGGCGGTCGAGCTGGAGAGCGAGCGGATCGCGCACACGGTCGCGGCGGCCGCGGCCGTGCTCGACCCGGATCTCGTGGTCCTCGGCGGCGGCGTGGGGCACAGCGTGGACCTGCTGCTGCGGCCCGTACGGGAGAACCTGCGCGCGCTCACCCCCCTGCGGCCGAAGATCGTGGCCGGCCGGCTCGGCGAGGACGCGGTGCTGCTGGGCGCGGTGGCCACGGCACTGGGGACCGCGCGGGACGTGGTGTTCGAGCGCCGATCGGCGTCCTGACCAACTCGCATACCGGCAACGGTGATTGACACGTCTCGCCCGGCCCCCTAGCTTGAGGCGAGTTAGTAAAGTTTCCTAACTTGTACTGCAGTGCCGTAGCGCGGATGCTCCCCCCACCTCCCTAGGAGACAGACGTGTTCCACCGCCCTGCCGCCAGACGCCGCCTCGCCACGGCAGCCGTCGCCCTGGGCCTGCTCTGTACGCTCTCCACGAGCGCGTGGGCCGGCGCCCGCGACGCGTCACCGCCCCGCCACCGGACGCAGACCACCGCCGTCGCCTCCCGAGCCGGCAGTGCCACCGCCCTGTCCGGCTACGCCATCCAGTCGACCGCGAAGGTCACCGACTCCGCGGCGGCCGTCTCCTCCCCGGGGTATCCGGCGAGCGGCTGGTATCCCGCGGGCTCCCGCTCCACGGTGCTCGCGGCGCTGCTGGCGGAGGGGAAGTACGCCGACCCGTTCTACTCGACCAACCAGCAGCAGATCCCCAAGGCCGACTTCCAGGTTCCCTGGTGGTACCGCTCGGACTTCACGGTCGCCGACACCTCCGAGCGCACGTATCTGGACTTCAGCGGGGTGATCTCGGCGGCCGACGTCTACGTCAACGGGCAGCAGGTCGCCAAGGCCGCCGACGTGGCGGGCGCATACACCCACCACGAGCTGGACGTCACCTCACTGGTGCGCGCGGGCACCAACACGGTGGCCTTCCGCATCCAGCCCAACGACCCCCGCAAGAACCTCACCATGGGCTGGATCGACTGGCTGCAGCCGCCGCCCGACGAGAACATGGGGATCGTCCGCGATGTGCTG encodes:
- a CDS encoding APC family permease, translated to MSGSPPPEGGFVRRVGLFQATTINMSQMCGIGPFVTIPLMVAAFGGPQAVIGFLAGALLALADGLVWAELGAAMPGSGGSYVYLRQAFQYRTGRLMPFLFVWTAMLFIPLIMSTGVVGFVQYLGYLAPDMGRTTGDLVGLGMILLVIVLLWRGIEHIARITAVMWAVMITSVLLVIVAAATDFSADLAFTYPAHAFDLTSSHFWLGFAAGLTIGIYDYLGYNTTAYMGAEIKDPGRTLPRSIIFSIVGIMAIYLLLQIGTLGVIDWHRMTDAGDIASTSVASAVLEKTWGKGAADTVTVLILITAFASVFTGLLGGSRVPYDAARERVFFRPYAKLHPRHRFPMLGLATMGVVTAIGFLIGRHTDLATLIQLLTTVMVLVQALAQIAAVTVLRRRQPNLRRPYKMWLYPLPSLLALVGWLVIYGYADKNSPGRHPIEWSLAWLALGIVAYLLWARFEKVWPFGPKEITEEYLTAPVGRPAEAP
- a CDS encoding ROK family protein, whose amino-acid sequence is MPARDVAEQPDQPWNRQRLRSTNERLLLDRLRSAGAASRAQLARDTGLSKPTVSSALAALAEAGLVREVGTHTPERGRVAVLYAPDPSAGYALGIDIGRGWLRVAVANLDGELVARADVRNRARSSGALADLVVATARQVVANSGVAQDEVAHAVVGTPGVYDAERRRVRFAMHLPGWGRAGLVDRMREELGVPLEVHNDANLAALGEYTYGVGAGSRLFAYIMIGTGLGMGVVSEGRVFPGAHGGAGEIGFLPWPGQQRLRTLEDAVSGVAVVESARRFGMTGQLTAKAVFDSARQGNPAAVKAVELESERIAHTVAAAAAVLDPDLVVLGGGVGHSVDLLLRPVRENLRALTPLRPKIVAGRLGEDAVLLGAVATALGTARDVVFERRSAS
- a CDS encoding helix-turn-helix domain-containing protein, with protein sequence MMVTAYDNGALPAADRLAHWHEQMSRSLAPSDIHASGADDFRASMRLVDLGAAQVSHLSLTSMRFRRSPKLIRDSDPEQLCAGLILSGRQALSQRGRDALPGLYDLVLYDTSHPHHGWVSNGAGLARNLVVQVPRVQLTLPMKRVFELTAVPLATQRGVAALLAQFMLRLSQDAEVYRQADGPRLTTALVDLLSATLAHELDAERALLPESHHRVLALRIQAFVQRHLGNPELNPGVIAAAHQISVRQLHRLFEQQDTTIGALIRRQRLERCCHDLADPALSSRTIHSIAARWGFRRPADFTRSFRAAYGMPPSEYRALSLPDSTSEHSTPGTQRQALGTDR